One genomic region from Bacillota bacterium encodes:
- the cobO gene encoding cob(I)yrinic acid a,c-diamide adenosyltransferase, translated as MAEHLKRGLIQVYTGDGKGKTTAALGLALRAAGWGLKTHFIQFLKGGKATGEIRAVEPLQPNLVVSQFGSGRFIIGRQPDEEEKALARSGLAAAGMDFASHSYDLIVLDEISHAVNLGLVGLEDVMTLLAQKPPKVEVVLTGRNMPPAIIELADLVTEMVPIKHPMDRGIEARRGIEY; from the coding sequence ATGGCGGAGCATCTCAAACGCGGCCTGATTCAGGTTTATACCGGGGATGGAAAGGGCAAGACCACGGCTGCATTGGGCCTTGCGCTCCGAGCGGCAGGGTGGGGCCTCAAGACCCATTTCATCCAGTTTTTGAAAGGAGGCAAGGCGACCGGCGAGATAAGAGCCGTTGAGCCTTTACAGCCGAACCTCGTAGTGAGCCAATTTGGGAGCGGGAGATTCATAATAGGAAGACAGCCGGACGAGGAAGAGAAGGCACTTGCCCGCAGTGGCCTCGCAGCTGCCGGTATGGATTTTGCATCTCATTCGTATGATCTCATCGTCCTGGATGAAATAAGTCATGCGGTGAATCTTGGCCTTGTCGGGCTCGAGGATGTGATGACGCTGCTGGCCCAAAAGCCCCCTAAAGTCGAGGTGGTGCTAACAGGGCGGAATATGCCTCCAGCGATAATTGAGCTTGCGGATCTTGTTACTGAAATGGTTCCCATAAAACATCCTATGGATAGGGGGATAGAGGCTCGACGGGGCATTGAGTATTGA